A stretch of Brassica napus cultivar Da-Ae chromosome C6, Da-Ae, whole genome shotgun sequence DNA encodes these proteins:
- the LOC111203427 gene encoding uncharacterized protein LOC111203427 translates to MANVEKLQFPALKITGENYVRWVTNVKPYLVIKKITEAIKVGNKSPPEHIAEAIIFLKKHLDENLTHDYGDVEDPAVLWQALKDRFDNQKEINLPHALEEWKTLRFQDFQRVRDYNSTILRIVAQLKYCGNPVTEAEMLDKTYNTFHKEHNVLSRIYRKCGYTKFSELMVTLMLAEKNDELLIKNHNSRPTGAKAFPEVNATAVEYSGRRNHTNRGRGRRFNNKRGKPYYPKSIRSNKWVRSEQPHKGKETEEDTTKKSETVCYRCGCKGHWSRTCRTPPHLCKLYQESIKGKAKEVNLTENVEGTSYLESSDFANELD, encoded by the coding sequence atggcaaacgtcgagaaactccagttcccggctctgaaaataaccggcgaaaattatgtcagatgggtcacaaatgtgaaaccttatcttgtaataaaaaaaataaccgaAGCGATaaaagtcggtaacaaatcgccacccgagcatatagccgaagcgataatcttcctgaagaagcatttagatgagaatctaactcacgactatggggacgttgaggacccagccgtactatggcaagccttgaaagacagattcgataatcagaaggaaatcaatctccctcacgctcttgaagagtggaaaaccctgaggtttcaggatttccaaagggttagagattacaattccactatcttgaggatagttgcacaattaaaatattgtggtaaccctgtcaccgaagcagaaatgcttgacaagacatacaatactttccacaaagaacacaacgtcttatcccgaatttacagaaaatgtgggtacaccaaattttctgaattgatggtaacactcatgttggctgaaaagaacgatgagttactaatcaaaaaccataattcccgacctacgggagccaaggcatttcccgaagtgaatgctacggcggtagaatattcgggaaggagaaaccataccaaccgaggtcgtggtcggcgtttcaacaacaaacgtggaaagccttactatcctaaaagtattagatctaacaaatgggttagatctgaacaacctcataaaggcaaagaaaccgaagaggataccacaaagaaaagtgagactgtatgttacagatgtggatgtaaaggacattggtcccgtacctgtcgtactcccccacatttgtgcaagttatatcaagaatccataaaaggaaaggctaaagaggtgaacctcacggaaaacgttgaagggacctcataccttgaatcctctgaTTTCGCAAATGAGTTGGACTAG